The following DNA comes from Thermomicrobiales bacterium.
CAAGATCGAACGGCCCGGCAGTGGCGACTTCGCGCGCGGCTACGACACGACGGTCAACGGCATGTCGTCCTATTTCGTCTGGCTGAACCGCGGGAAGCAATCCCTCACGCTCGATCTCAAGCAACCGGAGGCGCTCGAAATCCTGCGCGCGTTGATCGCGCAGAGCGACGTGCTGGTGCAGAACCTTGGACCCGGCGCAATCGACCGGCTTGGGTTTCCACCGGCCGAGTTGCGCAAGCAATTCCCGCGCCTCGTGATCTGCTCGATCTCCGGCTATGGCTCGAGCGGCCCCTACTTGCACCGCAAAGCGTTCGACCTCCTGCTCCAGGGCGAAACCGGAGTCATTGCCACCACCGGCAACGGCGACGAACTGGCCAAACTCGGCATCTCGGTGGGAGACATCGGCGCCGGGGTTTACGGGGCGATGGGCATACTTGCCGCGCTCTATGAGCGGCAGGTCACCGGCGAAGGCAAGCTGGTGGAAACCTCGCTTTTCGATGCGCTCGCCGAATTCATGGGCTATCCCGCTTACTACACGCTCTATGGCGGCGCGCCGCCCGCCCGCGCCGGGGTTCGCCACGCCACCGTGGTGCCCTATGGCGCCTATGTCTGCGGTGACGGCAACCCGGTCCTCCTCTCGGTGCAGACCCAAAAGCAATGGAGCGACTTCTGCACCATCGTCTGCGAGCATCCAGAGTGGATCGACGATCCGCGCTTCGATTCCACCCCGCATCGCCGCGAGAACCGCGCCATCCTGGAACCGCTGATCGAAGCATCGTTCGCTCCCCACGACCGCGCTGAGATCAACCGTCGCCTGGAAGCGGCTGACATCCCCTTCGGCGATCTGAACACCATTGCGCAGTTCCTGGAGCACCCGCAGCTGTCCGCGCGCGACCGCTGGCGCACCGTCGATTCTCCCGCTGGACCGCTCCAGGCTCTGCTGCCGCCGTTCTCGCTCGAAGATACCGATTTGGTGATGGGCGACATCCCCGCGGTTGGAGCGCACACAGACGCTATTCTTTCTTCCATTGGATACAGCAGCGACGAGATCGCCCGCTTGCGGCAAGCGGGCGCCGTCTGATCGAGAACGCGACACGGCAGGCGCATGGACACTGGCATGACGAACGAAGATCCATCGCTCGCCACACTCGAGGCAAATCCCGAGCTGGTCCAGGAGATGCTCGAGCCGCGCGGCGGGATTCGCGGCTATCTCGACCAGCTAAACAAGACACCGGGTAGAAGGGCCAAGATCCAGCGCTACTTCACCATCGCGTGGCTGGCCATC
Coding sequences within:
- a CDS encoding CaiB/BaiF CoA-transferase family protein; translation: MASPPLTGIRVLALEQAVAGPLCTRHLADLGADVIKIERPGSGDFARGYDTTVNGMSSYFVWLNRGKQSLTLDLKQPEALEILRALIAQSDVLVQNLGPGAIDRLGFPPAELRKQFPRLVICSISGYGSSGPYLHRKAFDLLLQGETGVIATTGNGDELAKLGISVGDIGAGVYGAMGILAALYERQVTGEGKLVETSLFDALAEFMGYPAYYTLYGGAPPARAGVRHATVVPYGAYVCGDGNPVLLSVQTQKQWSDFCTIVCEHPEWIDDPRFDSTPHRRENRAILEPLIEASFAPHDRAEINRRLEAADIPFGDLNTIAQFLEHPQLSARDRWRTVDSPAGPLQALLPPFSLEDTDLVMGDIPAVGAHTDAILSSIGYSSDEIARLRQAGAV